One Trichoderma atroviride chromosome 7, complete sequence DNA segment encodes these proteins:
- a CDS encoding uncharacterized protein (EggNog:ENOG41~SECRETED:SignalP(1-19)): MKALAAVGGLAALLPIALACGGDDSCYGPKNTIEHVRHVKRIQPGAPNAKHGPKGPLEWGQLNILHTTDSHGWLEGHLKEQNYGADWGDFATFSRRMKQAARDMNVDLLLVDTGDLHDGNGLSDATQVDGAKSMPIFNEVDYDLLTIGNHELYMSEVSYEMFNIWAKKWGERYITSNVKVLNKTSGNYEYVGATHRYFKTGKGLRAMAFGVLFDFTGNSNASQVIMAKDLVKEPWFTQALATSDPIDVFILLGHNPVSQKDPVSTFRVVFDEIRKHHPVTPIQILGGHTHIRNFSVYDDNSVALESGRYCETMGWLSMSGFNSSNSGFTGPKNPKGVANPSRPARPGAKSPFLYSRRYLDWNRQTFTYHTKQTEKTFDQAFGLSVTGEITKVREELKLGQVFGCAPQTWCISCVPYDNPSNIYPGVIVPAASAIVVNQAREHKSRVIIGNTRGVRFDLHKGPFTYDDSIIVSFYRDIFLYIPDVPYALAKTVLPKLNKPSPTTRDAHLATMPIPHDSCTDPSLGYLTRREMQQGHGVVRRQETVTPGYVTTDDWGTDGDDTKHTNIPEYTIPRYWQAEANFPKDKDPELVDLIFYDHLQKPILMDLGANYTAAMVNCYIDCNFTSQDLLPLYAKLMWQKNIDNCPLES, from the exons ATGAAGGCCCTTGCCGCTGTCGGTGGGCTCGCAGCTTTGCTTCCCATAGCATTGGCTTGTGGTGGCGATGATTCGTGCTATGGCCCGAAAAATACAATTGAACATGTTCGCCATGTCAAACGGATCCAGCCCGGAGCTCCCAATGCCAAACACGGCCCCAAAGGGCCCCTTGAATGGGGGCAGCTGAACATTCTCCATACG ACCGATTCTCATGGCTGGCTTGAGGGCCATCTCAAGGAGCAAAACTATGGCGCCGACTGGGGTGACTTTGCCACCTTTTCGCGTCGCATGAAGCAGGCGGCTCGTGATATGAACGTTgacctgctgctggttgaTACGGGCGATCTCCACGACGGCAACGGCCTTTCAGATGCCACTCAAGTCGATGGCGCCAAGTCGATGCCCATCTTCAACGAGGTTGATTACGACCTGCTAACCATTGGTAACCATGAACTGTACATGTCTGAAGTATCTTATGAAATGTTCAACATCTGGGCAAAGAAATGGGGTGAGCGCTACATCACCTCCAACGTCAAAGTCCTCAACAAGACTTCGGGGAACTATGAGTATGTGGGTGCAACGCACCGTTATTTCAAGACTGGAAAGGGGCTCCgcgccatggcctttggcGTTTTGTTTGACTTTACCGGAAACTCCAATGCCTCGCAAGTGATTATGGCCAAAGACTTGGTCAAAGAGCCGTGGTTCACTCAAGCTCTTGCCACTAGTGACCCCATCGACGTTTTCATTCTCCTGGGTCATAACCCTGTTAGTCAAAAGGACCCTGTAAGCACGTTCAGGGTCGTCTTTGATGAGATCCGCAAACATCATCCCGTCACCCCTATCCAGATCCTCGGAGGCCACACTCATATCCGCAACTTTTCTGTCTACGATGATAACTCCGTGGCGCTCGAGTCTGGCCGCTACTGCGAGACGATGGGTTGGCTTTCGATGAGCGGTTTCAATTCCTCCAATAGCGGCTTCACAGGCCCCAAGAATCCCAAAGGAGTGGCTAATCCGAGTCGGCCAGCACGGCCAGGCGCAAAGTCTCCTTTTCTGTATTCGCGCCGATATCTTGATTGGAATCGCCAGACGTTCACTTACCATACCAAGCAGACGGAAAAGACGTTTGACCAAGCCTTTGGTCTGAGCGTCACTGGCGAGATCACAAAAGTGCgagaagagctcaagctggGGCAAGTATTCGGTTGCGCGCCTCAGACGTGGTGCATCTCCTGTGTTCCCTATGACAACCCGTCGAACATCTATCCCGGCGTCATTGTCCCCGCTGCTTCTGCCATTGTTGTCAACCAGGCGCGCGAGCACAAGTCCCGAGTTATTATCGGCAATACGAGAGGTGTCCGCTTCGATCTTCATAAAGGGCCATTTACATACGACGACAGCATCATCGTTTCATTTTACCGTGACATCTTCCTTTACATTCCTGACGTGCCTTatgccttggccaagactGTTCTCCCAAA ACTCAACAAACCTTCACCCACTACGCGTGATGCTCATCTCGCTACCATGCCTATTCCCCACGACTCTTGCACTGACCCCTCTCTGGGTTATCTGACCCGGCGTGAGATgcaacaaggccatggaGTCGTCCGCCGCCAGGAAACCGTCACTCCAGGCTACGTTACTACTGATGACTGGGGCACTGACGGCGATGACACGAAGCACACCAATATCCCAGAGTATACGATACCTAGATACTGGCAGGCTGAGGCAAACTTCCCCAAGGATAAAGATCCTGAACTTGTGGATCTAATCTTTTACGATCA CCTCCAGAAGCCCATCTTGATGGATCTAGGCGCCAATTACACTGCTGCCATGGTAAACTGTTACATTGACTGTAACTTTACCTCACAAG ACCTTCTGCCCCTTTATGCGAAGCTCATGTGGCAAAAAAACATTGATAACTGCCCGCTTGAATCTTAA